One window of the Paraburkholderia sp. PGU19 genome contains the following:
- a CDS encoding 1-acyl-sn-glycerol-3-phosphate acyltransferase, with product MKAWLDYHWRLVATALAFTAFGICGLGFSLILFPIAWIWPHRASKQRAVTAIIHAFFRALVAVLKWAGVMELDAHGVAALRREDNEPAIVVANHPTWLDVMVLLSLTPRACCVVKSAHWGNPFFWGVVRAAEYVSNADPLDLVEAGARQLERGYTMIIFPEGTRSPARNRMHAFSRGFAHMALKSGAPILPVLMDCDPPAFTKGMRWYNVPERAFRMRVNVLEPLGADALAAHDEPPALAARTVTSAIEAHITQHLFDYGFFKA from the coding sequence ATGAAGGCGTGGCTTGACTACCACTGGCGCCTCGTCGCGACGGCGCTTGCGTTCACGGCGTTCGGCATCTGCGGGCTCGGCTTTTCGCTGATCCTGTTTCCGATCGCGTGGATCTGGCCGCATCGCGCGTCGAAGCAGCGCGCGGTCACCGCGATCATTCACGCGTTCTTTCGCGCGCTGGTCGCCGTGCTGAAGTGGGCCGGCGTGATGGAACTCGACGCGCATGGCGTTGCCGCGCTGCGCCGCGAGGACAACGAGCCGGCCATCGTGGTCGCGAATCATCCGACGTGGCTCGACGTGATGGTGCTGCTGTCGCTGACGCCGCGCGCGTGCTGCGTCGTCAAGAGCGCGCACTGGGGCAACCCGTTTTTCTGGGGCGTCGTGCGCGCGGCCGAATACGTGAGCAATGCCGATCCGCTCGATCTCGTCGAAGCGGGCGCGCGGCAACTGGAGCGCGGCTACACGATGATCATTTTTCCGGAAGGCACGCGCAGCCCGGCGCGCAACCGGATGCATGCGTTTTCGCGCGGTTTCGCGCACATGGCGCTCAAGTCCGGCGCGCCGATCCTGCCGGTACTGATGGATTGCGATCCACCCGCTTTTACGAAGGGCATGCGCTGGTACAACGTGCCCGAGCGTGCGTTCCGCATGCGCGTCAACGTGCTCGAGCCGCTCGGCGCGGATGCGCTCGCGGCGCACGACGAACCGCCCGCGCTGGCCGCTCGCACGGTGACGAGCGCCATCGAAGCACATATCACCCAGCACCTGTTCGACTATGGATTCTTTAAAGCTTGA
- a CDS encoding outer membrane lipoprotein carrier protein LolA: MVTLTLRAALVAALLATVSVSSYAATQQTQSQAQNGNTALVSQVASRLAQTKGVRAQFTQTQTLSAMKQPLVSTGTLVFFRERGVIWRVDTPYKATYVITDSGVSEVDSNGKRVNKKSAQGVRGVAQVSKMMRAMLGGDLSALYSQFDVDAQGTPSQWKLELKPNQPQLAQSIKGLQMTGGEFLQSLRITLANGDVTQIEFTKSEAIDDLSSDERTLLGAQ; this comes from the coding sequence ATGGTCACGCTGACATTACGCGCCGCGTTGGTCGCTGCGTTGCTTGCTACGGTGAGCGTGAGTTCGTACGCGGCGACACAGCAGACGCAGTCTCAAGCGCAAAACGGCAACACCGCGCTCGTCTCGCAGGTCGCGTCGCGTCTTGCGCAAACGAAGGGCGTGCGCGCGCAGTTCACGCAGACACAGACGCTGTCCGCGATGAAGCAGCCTTTGGTGAGCACGGGCACGCTTGTGTTTTTCCGCGAGCGCGGCGTAATTTGGCGCGTCGATACGCCGTACAAGGCGACGTATGTGATCACCGACTCAGGCGTCAGCGAAGTCGACTCGAACGGTAAGCGCGTCAATAAGAAAAGCGCGCAGGGCGTGCGTGGCGTCGCGCAAGTGTCGAAGATGATGCGCGCGATGCTAGGCGGCGATCTGTCCGCGCTCTATTCGCAGTTCGATGTCGACGCGCAGGGCACGCCGTCGCAATGGAAGCTCGAACTGAAGCCGAACCAGCCGCAGCTCGCGCAGTCGATCAAGGGCTTGCAGATGACGGGCGGCGAGTTCCTGCAGTCGTTGCGCATCACGCTGGCGAATGGCGATGTCACGCAGATCGAGTTCACGAAGAGCGAAGCGATCGACGATCTCTCGTCCGACGAGCGCACGCTGCTTGGAGCACAATGA
- a CDS encoding acyl carrier protein — MTDTEILERIRAIFKENFAIEPERVTPEAHLFEELDLDSIDAVDLAIKLQEMTGRRIKPEEFKSVRTVGDVIAAVESLLAAQG; from the coding sequence GTGACCGACACCGAGATCCTTGAGCGCATCCGCGCCATCTTCAAAGAGAACTTCGCCATTGAGCCCGAGCGCGTGACGCCCGAAGCGCACCTGTTCGAAGAGCTCGATCTGGACAGCATCGACGCCGTCGATCTCGCGATCAAGCTGCAGGAGATGACGGGCCGCCGGATCAAGCCGGAGGAGTTCAAGTCGGTGCGCACGGTCGGCGACGTGATCGCGGCTGTCGAGTCGCTGCTCGCGGCGCAGGGCTGA
- a CDS encoding phosphopantetheine-binding protein, whose translation MDSLKLEIKQLLIEALDLEDLTPADIDDDAPLFDTDGVGLDSIDALEIGIVLRKHYQLTIAANDERTREHFRSINSLAALVASQRELVHESGDTTKKGE comes from the coding sequence ATGGATTCTTTAAAGCTTGAAATCAAACAGCTTCTGATCGAAGCACTCGATCTGGAAGACCTGACGCCCGCCGACATCGACGACGACGCGCCGCTCTTCGATACCGACGGCGTCGGTCTCGATTCGATCGACGCGCTCGAAATCGGCATCGTGCTGCGCAAACACTATCAATTGACGATCGCGGCGAATGACGAACGCACGCGAGAGCACTTCCGCTCGATCAATTCACTTGCGGCGCTGGTGGCGAGCCAGCGCGAGCTTGTGCATGAATCGGGCGATACCACAAAGAAAGGGGAATGA
- a CDS encoding hotdog family protein yields MTATPETSEAFPPIDTILPHRGTMLLVDGVSACGDEALTAFATVRGDAWYADENGAMPAWIGIELMAQGVAAHVALLAMRAGGHARPGVLLGTRSYKAHMSAFARDARLTISVQEVLRSEAGHSAYECTIDHDGTRCADAVIKVFQPGDFQTFIEGSISS; encoded by the coding sequence ATGACGGCCACACCTGAGACCAGCGAAGCCTTTCCGCCCATCGACACAATCCTGCCGCATCGCGGCACGATGCTGCTTGTCGATGGCGTGAGCGCATGCGGCGACGAAGCATTGACGGCGTTTGCAACCGTGCGCGGCGACGCATGGTATGCGGACGAAAACGGCGCGATGCCCGCCTGGATCGGCATCGAGCTGATGGCGCAGGGCGTGGCCGCGCATGTCGCGCTGCTCGCGATGCGTGCGGGCGGCCACGCGCGTCCTGGCGTGCTGCTCGGCACGCGCAGCTACAAGGCGCACATGAGCGCGTTTGCGCGCGACGCGCGGCTGACGATCAGCGTGCAGGAAGTGCTGCGCAGCGAAGCAGGCCACAGCGCCTACGAATGCACGATCGATCACGACGGCACGCGTTGCGCGGACGCCGTCATCAAGGTCTTTCAACCGGGCGATTTTCAGACGTTCATCGAAGGGAGTATCAGTTCATGA
- a CDS encoding thioesterase family protein encodes MNERHPGKTLKASAIVEVPFHDVDAMNVCWHGHYLKYFEIGRAALLRAFDYDYREMQASGYLWPIVEAHLKYVRPATYGQRIDVRTELLEFENRLKIGYEIVDCATGTRLTKGYTIQVAIDAATQETQFVSPPVVFEKLECAWSR; translated from the coding sequence ATGAATGAGCGCCACCCGGGCAAGACGTTGAAGGCGAGCGCGATCGTCGAAGTGCCGTTTCATGACGTCGACGCGATGAACGTCTGCTGGCATGGCCATTACCTGAAGTACTTCGAGATCGGCCGCGCCGCGCTACTGCGTGCGTTCGACTACGACTACCGCGAGATGCAGGCGTCGGGCTATCTGTGGCCGATCGTCGAGGCGCATCTGAAGTACGTGCGGCCCGCGACTTACGGCCAGCGGATCGACGTGCGCACGGAGCTGCTCGAATTTGAAAACCGCCTGAAAATAGGCTATGAAATCGTCGATTGCGCGACGGGCACGCGGCTGACGAAGGGCTACACGATCCAGGTCGCCATCGATGCCGCGACGCAGGAAACGCAATTCGTGTCGCCGCCGGTCGTGTTCGAAAAGCTGGAGTGCGCATGGTCACGCTGA
- a CDS encoding MMPL family transporter: MLMARQWTKTQLWGIRAAWLVLALVASLYCVFRFMGPSPLETNLLALLPATEADPVAEKAVDTLANALGDRTVFLVTDKDDTRAKAAAKQFGSALQTSGAFASVTAELPPFDMSQIGGLYMPYRFGLLTRDDRDAIANSTASLHDALMQRLYNPVRGPLATQLADDPFAWLEHFLSALPLATSNLDLEDNMLVAHRGDLTNVLVVTTLPGSAYESQTQRTVLSAVAQAQAALKASYPDASVARTGAVFYAESARSASEREVHLIGVASACGIALLMLWVFRSPRLLLFGFVSTALGIVCALAVTMLVFGKLHLLTLVFGASLIGEAVDYSIQYFVVYLGAQRGWNARQGARSVRPALTVALATSLLGYAILAWVPFPALKQIACFAIAGICTAFVSVLWLLPVMLVKGPKHAQRRLFLRAATLLERWHSAIGGRRAWIVAGVLVLIAIPGWLRLTSDDDIHLLIQRDPELVAQEDQVRNAIGVDNTAQFFVVRGPSAETVLQRAEALGAKLDALSGAQAVNGWQSVTQFVPSAQRQADTRNVLAQHVFNDRAALRSMLLQAGFRDEVADAWLASYAKLNAKPLTVERWLAAPWSQPYRHLWLGAVDARGEHGYAAIVIPQRVTPQNVAALIGAAHSVDGVVFVDKAASVSKLFGAYRIDSGIWLAGALLLVLILLMVRYTPRGGIATTLPVLLAIGVTLAAFGYARVPLNLFNCLALMLVLGVGANYAVFLREGCLRDHADLGAVWTGVLLSAATTLLSFGMLALSAMPALKSFGATLALGILVSVLLAPIGMPPGRRRVA; the protein is encoded by the coding sequence ATGCTGATGGCGCGACAGTGGACCAAGACGCAGTTGTGGGGCATCCGGGCCGCATGGCTCGTGCTCGCGCTCGTCGCGTCGCTGTACTGCGTCTTTCGTTTCATGGGCCCGTCGCCGCTGGAGACGAATCTCCTCGCGCTGCTGCCCGCGACGGAAGCCGATCCTGTCGCTGAAAAAGCCGTCGATACACTCGCTAACGCGCTCGGCGACCGCACGGTGTTTCTGGTGACGGACAAGGACGACACGCGCGCGAAAGCGGCGGCGAAACAGTTCGGCTCGGCGTTGCAGACAAGCGGTGCGTTCGCGTCGGTGACGGCGGAGTTGCCGCCGTTCGACATGTCGCAGATCGGCGGGCTGTACATGCCGTATCGCTTCGGCCTGTTGACGCGAGACGACCGCGACGCGATCGCCAATAGCACGGCATCGCTGCACGACGCGCTGATGCAGCGCCTCTACAACCCGGTGCGCGGCCCGCTCGCCACGCAACTCGCCGACGATCCATTCGCCTGGCTCGAACACTTCCTGAGCGCCTTGCCGCTCGCCACGTCGAATCTCGATCTCGAAGACAACATGCTCGTCGCGCATCGCGGCGACCTGACGAACGTGCTCGTCGTGACGACGCTGCCCGGTTCCGCGTACGAATCGCAGACGCAGCGCACGGTGCTGTCGGCTGTTGCGCAGGCGCAGGCAGCGCTGAAAGCGAGCTATCCCGATGCGAGCGTCGCGCGCACGGGCGCCGTGTTCTATGCGGAATCGGCTCGCAGCGCGTCGGAGCGCGAAGTGCATCTGATCGGCGTCGCGTCCGCGTGCGGCATCGCGCTGCTGATGCTGTGGGTGTTCCGCTCGCCGCGTCTGTTGCTGTTCGGGTTCGTGTCGACAGCGCTCGGCATCGTTTGCGCGCTCGCTGTCACGATGCTCGTGTTCGGCAAGCTGCATCTGCTGACGCTCGTGTTCGGCGCGAGCCTGATCGGCGAGGCCGTCGATTATTCGATTCAATATTTCGTCGTCTACCTTGGTGCGCAGCGTGGCTGGAACGCGCGGCAGGGCGCTCGCTCGGTGCGGCCTGCGCTGACTGTTGCGCTCGCGACGAGCCTGCTCGGTTACGCGATCCTCGCGTGGGTGCCGTTCCCGGCGCTCAAGCAGATTGCGTGCTTTGCGATCGCCGGGATCTGCACGGCGTTCGTGTCCGTGCTGTGGCTGCTGCCCGTGATGCTCGTCAAGGGGCCGAAGCATGCGCAGCGGCGTCTCTTCCTGCGCGCCGCGACGCTACTCGAACGGTGGCATTCGGCTATCGGCGGGCGGCGCGCGTGGATCGTCGCAGGCGTGCTCGTGCTGATCGCGATTCCCGGCTGGCTGCGCCTCACGAGCGACGACGATATCCATCTGCTGATCCAGCGCGATCCCGAACTCGTCGCGCAAGAAGATCAGGTGCGCAATGCGATCGGCGTCGATAACACCGCGCAGTTCTTCGTCGTGCGCGGGCCGTCGGCGGAAACCGTGTTGCAGCGCGCGGAAGCGCTCGGTGCGAAGCTCGATGCGTTGAGCGGCGCGCAAGCGGTCAATGGCTGGCAATCGGTGACGCAGTTCGTGCCGTCGGCGCAACGCCAGGCCGATACGCGCAACGTGCTCGCGCAACACGTGTTCAACGATCGCGCCGCGCTTCGTTCGATGCTGCTGCAAGCAGGCTTTCGCGATGAAGTCGCCGATGCATGGCTCGCTTCCTACGCGAAGTTGAACGCTAAGCCTTTGACGGTCGAACGCTGGCTCGCCGCGCCGTGGTCGCAGCCTTATCGTCATCTATGGCTGGGCGCTGTGGACGCGCGCGGTGAGCACGGCTACGCAGCGATTGTGATTCCACAACGCGTGACGCCGCAAAACGTCGCCGCGTTGATCGGCGCCGCGCATTCCGTCGATGGCGTCGTGTTCGTCGACAAGGCAGCGAGCGTGTCGAAGCTGTTCGGCGCCTATCGCATCGACAGCGGCATCTGGCTTGCGGGCGCGCTGCTGCTCGTGCTGATTCTGCTGATGGTGCGCTACACGCCGCGCGGCGGCATCGCGACGACGCTGCCCGTGCTGCTCGCCATTGGCGTGACGCTCGCCGCGTTCGGCTACGCGCGCGTGCCGCTCAATCTGTTCAACTGCCTCGCGCTGATGCTCGTGCTCGGCGTCGGCGCAAACTATGCGGTATTCCTGCGCGAAGGCTGCCTGCGCGACCACGCCGATCTCGGCGCGGTATGGACGGGCGTGCTGCTGTCGGCGGCGACTACGCTGCTGTCATTCGGCATGCTGGCCTTAAGCGCAATGCCCGCATTGAAGAGTTTTGGCGCCACGCTGGCGCTCGGCATTCTCGTGTCGGTGCTGCTTGCGCCGATCGGCATGCCGCCTGGAAGAAGGAGAGTCGCATGA
- a CDS encoding aromatic amino acid ammonia-lyase: MSEHDLIDDAHARAARTATPRAVVIGGRKLSIEEVVAIAKGRASVALSGDPAWRSRIQRGADFLRRHLAAGETVYGVNTGYGDACVVDVPMELVEALPLQLTRYHGCGMGAYLDDAQALAVIAARLNSLAYGLSGVRPVLLERLADLINHRVLPRIPSEGSVGASGDLTPLSYVAAALVGERDVMFDGALRDAAGVWAQLGHAPLTLAPKEGLALMNGTAVMTGLACLAFARADHLARLASRLTALSTVALDGRAAHFDAMIFEAKPHAGQAEAAAWIRADLAGRDDTPGHRLQDRYSIRCAPHVIGVAVDALSWVRRDVENELNSANDNPLIDPDGERVLHGGNFYGGHIAFAMDALKTAVANLADLMDRQLALIVDDKFNNGLPRNLTGASPARAPINHGFKAVQISSSAWTAEALKHTMPASVFSRSTEAHNQDKVSMGTIAARDCLRVLELTEQVAAAHTLATVQALTLRVRINGETTVPAPLRAFAHEVAAMSPFVDEDRALESDLRALTARIADCALVEGGAHHE; the protein is encoded by the coding sequence ATGTCGGAACATGATCTGATCGACGATGCGCACGCACGCGCCGCGCGCACGGCAACGCCGCGCGCAGTGGTGATCGGCGGGCGCAAGCTGTCGATCGAAGAGGTCGTCGCGATTGCGAAGGGACGCGCGAGCGTCGCGCTGAGCGGCGACCCTGCGTGGCGCTCGCGCATCCAGCGTGGCGCGGATTTTCTGCGCCGTCATCTCGCCGCAGGCGAAACGGTGTACGGCGTGAACACGGGCTATGGCGACGCGTGCGTCGTCGATGTGCCGATGGAACTCGTCGAAGCGTTGCCGCTGCAACTGACGCGCTATCACGGCTGCGGCATGGGCGCTTATCTCGACGATGCGCAAGCGCTCGCCGTGATCGCCGCGCGTCTGAACTCGCTCGCGTACGGCTTGTCCGGCGTGCGCCCCGTGCTGCTCGAACGGCTCGCCGATCTGATCAATCATCGTGTGCTGCCGCGTATTCCGTCGGAAGGCTCGGTCGGCGCGAGCGGCGATCTGACGCCGCTGTCGTACGTGGCGGCGGCGCTCGTCGGCGAACGCGACGTGATGTTCGACGGCGCGCTGCGCGATGCCGCTGGCGTGTGGGCGCAACTCGGCCATGCGCCGCTGACGCTCGCGCCGAAGGAAGGCCTCGCGCTGATGAACGGCACGGCCGTGATGACGGGTCTCGCGTGTCTCGCGTTCGCGCGTGCCGACCATCTCGCGCGTCTTGCCTCGCGTTTGACGGCGCTGTCGACGGTTGCGCTCGATGGCCGCGCCGCGCACTTCGACGCGATGATCTTCGAAGCGAAGCCGCACGCTGGCCAGGCGGAAGCCGCCGCGTGGATTCGCGCGGACCTCGCGGGCCGCGACGATACGCCGGGCCATCGCTTGCAGGATCGCTATTCGATCCGTTGCGCGCCGCATGTGATCGGCGTCGCCGTCGATGCGTTGTCATGGGTTCGGCGCGACGTCGAGAACGAACTGAACAGCGCGAACGACAATCCGCTGATCGACCCTGACGGCGAGCGCGTATTGCACGGCGGCAACTTCTACGGCGGCCATATCGCTTTCGCGATGGACGCATTGAAAACGGCCGTCGCGAATCTCGCGGACCTGATGGACCGGCAACTCGCGCTGATCGTCGACGACAAGTTCAACAACGGCTTGCCGCGCAACCTGACGGGCGCGAGCCCGGCGCGTGCGCCGATCAATCACGGCTTCAAGGCCGTGCAGATTTCGTCGTCGGCGTGGACGGCGGAAGCGCTGAAGCACACGATGCCCGCGAGCGTGTTCTCGCGTTCGACGGAAGCGCACAACCAGGACAAGGTCAGCATGGGCACGATCGCCGCGCGCGATTGCCTGCGGGTGCTCGAACTGACGGAGCAGGTCGCCGCCGCGCATACGCTCGCCACAGTGCAGGCGCTGACGTTGCGCGTGCGCATCAACGGTGAGACGACCGTCCCCGCGCCGCTGCGTGCATTCGCTCACGAGGTGGCTGCGATGTCGCCGTTCGTCGATGAAGACCGCGCGCTCGAAAGCGATCTGCGCGCGTTGACGGCGCGCATTGCCGATTGCGCGCTGGTTGAAGGAGGCGCGCATCATGAATGA
- a CDS encoding AMP-binding protein, producing the protein MIALHELLSCERAGHVPVCRDDEANQTIDFAAFRARVFAVALQLRETRAHRYALCIDDPFDFACALFALFACGKTPVIPANATPGYLADLADAYDAVLTDADVRAHAATQARAETPLQIDPDAPLTLYTSGSSGTPKPIHKTLAQFDAEVHTLEREWGELVGEATVLASVPHHHIYGLLFRVMWPLAAGRAFDRDVCIEPQHVQSRIEQCGAAVVVSSPAQLSRWPAMPGFAALTPVPCAFFSSGGPLSAEAAAEYAAAFGSAPIEIYGSTETGGIAWRRQNETSAWRPVNGVQVQRGEDGALNVRSPHLGHDDWHRTDDAIVFDDDGRFRLQGRLDRVIKLDGKRVSLPEVEARLALHPYVAQSAVVRLAGASRERLGAVVALNDAGSTALRNEGRVALAKTLRRHLAAYFDVVVLPRHWRFRIALPFDARGKLPVAAVAAAFEPRDEGFELLSEARNGDDVHYELRVPPTLDHFAGHFPGLPILPGVVQLDWAIRLAAAHVTGVREIESVDRLKFTAPVMPGAVLDLKLSHDAARRRVQFAFRVDGRDSSSGVIVYRERA; encoded by the coding sequence ATGATCGCGCTGCACGAGCTGCTGTCGTGCGAGCGCGCTGGGCACGTGCCCGTCTGTCGTGACGACGAAGCAAACCAGACAATCGACTTCGCTGCGTTTCGCGCGCGCGTCTTCGCCGTCGCTTTGCAACTGCGTGAAACGCGGGCGCACCGCTACGCGCTGTGCATCGACGATCCATTCGATTTCGCTTGCGCGCTGTTCGCGCTTTTCGCCTGCGGCAAGACGCCCGTGATTCCGGCGAACGCGACGCCCGGCTATCTCGCCGACCTCGCCGATGCCTACGACGCCGTGCTCACGGACGCCGACGTCCGCGCACACGCCGCAACGCAGGCACGCGCCGAAACGCCTTTGCAGATAGATCCCGACGCGCCGCTCACGCTCTACACATCGGGCAGCAGCGGCACGCCGAAGCCGATCCACAAGACGCTCGCGCAGTTCGACGCCGAAGTGCACACGCTGGAACGCGAATGGGGCGAACTCGTCGGCGAGGCAACCGTGCTCGCGAGCGTCCCGCATCATCACATCTACGGGCTGCTGTTTCGTGTCATGTGGCCGCTCGCGGCGGGTCGCGCATTCGATCGCGACGTCTGCATCGAGCCGCAGCATGTGCAATCGCGCATCGAGCAATGCGGTGCGGCCGTGGTCGTATCGTCGCCCGCGCAACTGTCGCGCTGGCCCGCGATGCCCGGCTTCGCGGCATTGACACCCGTGCCGTGCGCGTTCTTCTCGTCGGGCGGACCGCTTTCCGCCGAAGCCGCCGCGGAATACGCGGCCGCTTTCGGCAGCGCGCCGATCGAAATCTACGGCAGCACGGAAACGGGCGGTATCGCGTGGCGTCGGCAGAACGAGACGTCGGCCTGGCGGCCCGTCAACGGCGTACAGGTTCAGCGTGGCGAAGACGGCGCGCTGAACGTGCGCTCGCCGCATCTGGGCCACGACGACTGGCATCGCACCGACGACGCCATCGTGTTCGACGACGACGGCCGCTTCCGTTTGCAAGGACGCCTCGACCGCGTGATCAAGCTCGACGGCAAGCGCGTGTCGCTGCCCGAAGTCGAAGCGCGTCTCGCATTGCATCCGTATGTCGCGCAGTCAGCCGTGGTGCGGCTCGCGGGCGCGTCGCGCGAACGTCTCGGCGCGGTCGTCGCGCTCAACGATGCGGGCAGCACGGCGCTGCGCAACGAGGGGCGCGTCGCGCTCGCGAAGACCTTGCGCCGCCATCTCGCCGCCTATTTCGACGTGGTCGTGCTGCCGCGTCACTGGCGCTTCCGCATTGCGTTGCCGTTCGACGCACGCGGCAAGTTGCCCGTTGCCGCCGTCGCCGCCGCTTTCGAGCCGCGCGACGAAGGCTTCGAACTGCTGTCCGAAGCGCGCAACGGCGACGACGTCCATTACGAACTGCGCGTGCCGCCGACGCTCGACCATTTCGCCGGCCACTTTCCCGGCCTGCCTATCCTTCCCGGCGTCGTGCAGCTCGACTGGGCGATTCGCCTTGCCGCCGCGCACGTGACGGGCGTGCGCGAGATCGAATCCGTCGATCGCCTGAAGTTCACCGCGCCCGTGATGCCGGGTGCCGTGCTCGACCTGAAGCTGTCGCACGATGCTGCGCGGCGGCGCGTGCAGTTCGCGTTTCGCGTCGATGGCCGCGACAGTTCGTCGGGCGTGATCGTGTATCGGGAGCGCGCATGA
- a CDS encoding beta-ketoacyl-[acyl-carrier-protein] synthase family protein, with protein MTLPPVYLHALGMVNALGGDVASIVPALEAAQSPGMGLMHTGIGDAYVGRVSTPLDIALPATLKRFDCRNNRMLLTALEQIRPEIEAARERYGSHRIGVVLGTSTSGIDAAEVAFVHQAQAGELPDDFNYRQMEIGTAAPFAAAALNVQGPAFTISTACTSSAKAFVSARRLLQLGVCDAMIVGGVDSLCELTVQGFASLESTSVTRTNPMSRNRNGINVGEGATVFLMTRDEDEVRLAGAGESSDAHHVSAPDPQGIGGELALRAALKDAGVEASAIAYVNLHATATRKNDDMEAHLMSRVFAHGVPASGTKPLTGHQLGAAGATELGFAWLTLARDDVAMPRHRWDGEADPALPELDLVQDTRRIPRDGAQYVMSNSFAFGGSNVSLILAR; from the coding sequence ATGACGCTGCCACCTGTTTATCTGCATGCGCTCGGCATGGTCAACGCGCTCGGCGGCGATGTCGCTTCGATCGTGCCCGCGCTCGAAGCCGCGCAATCGCCCGGCATGGGATTGATGCACACGGGCATCGGCGATGCGTACGTCGGCCGCGTGTCGACGCCGCTCGACATCGCGTTGCCCGCGACGCTCAAGCGCTTCGATTGCCGCAACAACCGCATGCTGCTCACGGCGCTCGAACAGATTCGCCCCGAGATCGAGGCGGCGCGCGAGCGCTACGGCTCGCACCGAATCGGCGTCGTGCTCGGCACGAGCACATCGGGCATCGACGCGGCTGAGGTCGCCTTCGTGCACCAGGCGCAGGCGGGCGAGTTGCCCGACGACTTCAACTACCGGCAGATGGAAATCGGCACGGCCGCGCCATTCGCAGCCGCCGCGCTGAATGTGCAGGGGCCCGCGTTCACGATTTCGACGGCTTGCACGTCGAGCGCTAAAGCATTCGTGTCGGCGCGCCGTTTACTGCAACTGGGCGTGTGCGATGCGATGATCGTTGGCGGTGTCGATTCGCTGTGCGAGCTAACGGTGCAGGGCTTTGCGTCGCTCGAATCGACGAGCGTGACGCGCACCAATCCGATGAGCCGCAACCGCAACGGCATCAATGTCGGCGAGGGGGCCACCGTGTTCCTGATGACGCGCGACGAAGACGAAGTGCGCCTCGCGGGCGCGGGCGAATCGAGCGACGCGCATCATGTGTCGGCGCCGGACCCGCAGGGCATCGGCGGCGAGCTGGCGTTGCGCGCGGCGCTGAAGGACGCGGGCGTCGAGGCATCGGCGATTGCATATGTGAATCTGCACGCGACGGCTACGCGCAAGAACGACGACATGGAAGCGCATCTGATGTCGCGCGTGTTCGCGCACGGCGTGCCCGCGAGCGGCACGAAGCCGCTCACGGGGCATCAGCTCGGCGCGGCGGGCGCGACGGAACTGGGCTTCGCGTGGCTCACGCTCGCGCGCGACGACGTGGCGATGCCGCGCCATCGATGGGATGGCGAAGCCGACCCGGCGTTGCCCGAACTCGATCTCGTGCAGGATACGCGGCGCATTCCGCGCGACGGCGCGCAATACGTGATGAGCAATTCGTTCGCGTTCGGCGGCAGCAACGTCAGCCTGATACTGGCGCGCTGA
- a CDS encoding beta-ketoacyl synthase chain length factor, producing the protein MPDLHWTIPVARWSSWPAVAAAAPDIGFIEPMVRRRLSTLSRIALKVAHDCAADRPNVRIVFASRHGELRRTTDILRSISAGEPVSPTAFSLSVLNAMTGVFGISRGDRTAASALSAGAETLGYALLEAHAQYATDTSTPVLLVYADEPADPGYGTIEEEVQGGAVAILLDEAPAGRLSCSRTAVADGTASPEGAGTLFATQSQAVHHCLDTRAAAQWRGEYAVWEWSWDEGVA; encoded by the coding sequence ATGCCCGATCTGCACTGGACTATTCCGGTTGCTCGCTGGTCTTCCTGGCCTGCCGTCGCAGCCGCCGCACCCGATATTGGCTTTATTGAGCCGATGGTGCGGCGTCGCCTGAGCACGCTGTCGCGTATCGCGCTGAAAGTCGCGCATGATTGCGCCGCCGACAGGCCGAACGTGCGCATCGTATTCGCGTCGCGCCACGGCGAACTGCGCCGCACCACTGATATCCTGCGCAGCATCAGCGCGGGCGAGCCGGTGTCGCCAACGGCCTTCAGTCTGTCCGTGCTCAACGCGATGACGGGCGTGTTCGGCATTTCGCGCGGCGACCGCACGGCTGCGAGCGCGCTGTCTGCCGGTGCGGAGACGCTCGGCTACGCGCTGCTCGAAGCGCACGCGCAATACGCCACCGACACCTCGACCCCCGTTTTGCTCGTCTACGCCGACGAACCGGCCGATCCCGGCTACGGCACGATCGAAGAAGAAGTGCAGGGCGGCGCCGTCGCGATCCTGCTGGACGAAGCCCCGGCGGGCCGCCTGTCGTGCTCGCGCACGGCCGTCGCCGACGGCACTGCATCGCCCGAAGGCGCGGGCACTCTCTTTGCAACCCAGAGTCAGGCTGTGCATCACTGCCTCGACACGCGTGCAGCCGCGCAATGGCGCGGCGAATATGCGGTCTGGGAATGGAGCTGGGATGAAGGCGTGGCTTGA